The following is a genomic window from Mycobacterium parmense.
CTCCCGAGCCCGAGGGCAAAGTAGACGACCAGAAATATCGGGCCCACCAGCCCGCCGCACAGCAAAACGACCAATTGTGCCTTCAGGTAGCGCGCCAACACGGTGTTCTCCTCCGCTTGCACCGAAGTCCGTGTCAGAGTAGCGCTCGCAGCCCGGGCACAACAGCCCAATGCGCAAAGCCCGGACCACCGTGCGGCGGTCCGGGCTCTGGCTAACTCGCTGGAACTACTTGATGATCTTGACGACCCGGCCGGCGCCGACGGTGCGGCCACCCTCGCGGATCGCGAAGCGCAGGCCGTCGTCCATGGCGACGGGCTGGATCAGCTTCACCGAGATGTTGGTGTTGTCACCGGGCATCACCATTTCGGTGCCCTCCGGCAGCGTCACCACACCGGTCACGTCGGTGGTGCGGAAGTAGAACTGCGGGCGGTAGTTGTTGAAGAACGGCGTGTGCCGGCCGCCCTCGTCCTTGGACAGGATGTAGACCTGGCCCTCGAACTCGGTGTGCGGCGTGGTGGTGCCGGGCTTCGTGACGACCTGACCGCGCTCGACGTCCTCGCGCTTGATACCACGCAGCAGCAGCCCGACGTTGTCGCCGGCCTGCCCCTGGTCGAGCAGCTTGCGGAACATCTCCACACCGGTGACCGTGGTCTTGGTGGTGGTCGGGCGGATGCCGACGATCTCGACTTCCTCGTTCACGTTGACCACACCGCGCTCCACGCGACCGGTGACGACGGTGCCACGGCCGGTGATGGTGAAGACGTCCTCGACGGGCATCAGGAACGGCTTGTCGGTCTCGCGGACCGGGTCCGGGATCGACTCGTCGACGGCGTCCATGAGCTGCTCGACGGACTCGACCCACTTGGCGTCGCCCTCGAGCGCCTTGAGCGCCGACACCCGCACCACCGGGGCGTCCTCATCGAACTCCTGGGCGGCCAGCAGTTCGCGGACCTCCATCTCGACGAGCTCCAGCAGTTCCTCGTCGTCCACGGCGTCGGCCTTGTTCAGCGCGACCAGGATGTAGGGCACGCCGACCTGACGCGCGAGCAGCACGTGCTCGCGGGTCTGCGGCATCGGGCCGTCGGTGGCGGCGACCACCAGGATGGCGCCGTCCATCTGGGCGGCACCGGTGATCATGTTCTTGATGTAGTCGGCGTGGCCCGGGGCGTCGACGTGCGCGTAGTGGCGCTTCTCGGTCTGGTACTCCACGTGGGAGATGTTGATCGTGATGCCGCGCTGACGCTCCTCGGGCGCGTTGTCGATCTGGTCGAACGCGCGCGACTCGTTCAGGGTGGGGTACTTGTCGTGCAGGACCTTGGTGATCGCCGCGGTCAGTGTGGTCTTGCCGTGGTCAACGTGACCAATGGTCCCGATGTTGACGTGGGGCTTGGTCCTTTCAAACTTCGCCTTCGCCACTGTGGTGTCCTCCGACTTTGTTGGTGCTTGTTAGGCAGTGTTGATGATTTCAGTTGTGCCGCGGTGGTGACCGGGCAAGGTTACTCCGGGTGGTTCTCGATCTTTACTGACCCGTCGCCTTCGCTGGGCCCACTGCTCGGCTCCGTGCCCACTGACCTGACGCTCACTGACCCGTCGCCTTCGCGATGATCTCCTTCGACACGTTCGCCGGAACTTCGGCATACGAGTCGAACACCATGGAGTAGTTCGCCCGGCCTTGCGTCTTCGACCGCAGGTCGCCGACGTAGCCGAACATCTCCGACAGCGGCACGTGCGCCTTGACGACGCGCGCACCCGCCCGCTCCTCCATGGCCTGGATCTGGCCACGGCGGGAGTTCAGGTCGCCGATCACATCGCCCATGTAGTCCTCGGGCGTGGTGACCTCGACGGCCATGATCGGTTCCAGGATGACCGGTTGCGCTTGCTGCGCAGCCTTTTTCAGCACCTGGGAACCGGCGATCTTGAACGCCATCTCCGACGAGTCGACCTCGTGGAAGGCCCCGTCGAGCAGGGTGACCTTCAAGTTCACCAGCGGGTAGCCGGCCAGCACGCCGTACTGCATGGCGTCCTGGGCACCGGCATCCACGGAGGGGATGTATTCCCGGGGGATGCGCCCACCGGTCACCTTGTTCTCGAACTCGTACGTCGCACCGTCTTCACCGGTGAACGGCTCGAGGTTGATGATGACCTTCGCGAACTGACCCGAGCCGCCCGTCTGCTTCTTGTGGGTGAACTCGACGTTCTGCGCGGCGCGGCGGATGGTCTCCTTGTAGGCCACCTGCGGCTTGCCGACGTTAGCCTCGACCTTGAACTCGCGGCGCATGCGGTCCACCAGGATGTCCAGGTGCAGCTCGCCCATGCCGCCGATCACGGTCTGGCCGGTCTCCTGGTCCAGGTGCACCTTGAAGGTCGGGTCCTCCTCGGCGAGCTTCTGGATCGACAGCGACAGCTTCTCCTGGTCGCTCTTCGTCTTGGGCTCGATGGCCACCTCGATGACCGGGTCGGGGAAGGTCATCGACTCCAGCACGACCTGGTCGTTCGGGTCGCTCAGGGTGTCGCCGGTGGTGGTGTCCTTCAGGCCGATCACCGCGTAGATGTGCCCGGCCGACGCGGTCTCCACCGGGTTCTCCTTGTTGGAGTGCATCTGGAACAGCTTGCCCAGCCGCTCCTTCTTGCCCTTGGTGGAGTTGATCACCTGACTGCCGGAGTCGACCTTGCCCGAGTACACCCGGACGTAGGTCAGCTTGCCGAAGAACGGGTGCGTGGCGACCTTGAACGCCAGCGCCGAGAACGGCTCGTCGGTCGACGGCTTGCGGATGACCTCGACGTCCTCCTTGCCCGGGGCGTGCCCGACGGCCGGCGGCACGTCCAGCGGCGACGGCAGGTAGTCGATGACCGCGTCGAGCATGGGCTGCACACCCTTGTTCTTGAACGCGCTGCCGCACAGCACCGGGTAGGCCTCCGAGCTGATCGTCAGCTTGCGGATCGCGCCCTTGATCTCGTCGACCGTGAGCTCTTCGCCGCCGAGATACTTTTCCAGCAGCGCCTCGTCGGTCTCGGCGACGGCCTCGAGCAGCTTGGTGCGGTACTCGTCGGCCTTCTCCTGCAGTTCGGCGGGGATGTCGACCACGTCGTACTTCTCGCCGAGCTTGGCCTCGGCGCTCCACACCTTGGCCTTCATCTCGACCAGGTCGACGACGCCGGAGAAGTCACCCTCGGAGCCGACGGGCAGCTGGATCGGGATGACGTTGGCGCCCAGCCGCTCCTCCATGGTCCGCACGGAGAAGTAGAAGTCGGCACCGATCTTGTCCATCTTGTTGACGAAGCAGATCCGCGGGACGTCGTACTTGTCGGCCTGCCGCCACACCTGCTCGGACTGCGGCTCGACACCTTCCTTGCCGTCGAAGACCGCGACGGCGCCATCGAGAACCCGCAGGCTGCGCTCCACCTCGACGGTGAAGTCGACGTGCCCGGGGGTGTCGATGATGTTGATCTGGTTGTCTTTCCAGAAGCAGGTGGTGGCCGCGGAGGTGATGGTGATCCCGCGTTCCTGCTCCTGCTCCATCCAGTCCATGGTGGCGGCGCCGTCGTGCACCTCACCGATCTTGTAGCTGATACCGGTGTAGTAGAGAATGCGCTCGGTCGTCGTCGTCTTGCCGGCGTCGATGTGCGCCATGATGCCGATGTTGCGGACCCTGGTCAGGTCGGTAAGCACGTCCTTCTGTGCCACAGAAGTCTTCCCACTCTTTCGATTGCGTAGTTCGCTGTCTCAGTTGCGCCCGGCCACTCTGCCCGCTGGCGCGGCCTTCGGCTTCTACCAGCGGTAATGCGCGAAGGCGCGGTTGGCCTCGGCCATCTTGTGGGTGTCCTCACGCCGTTTGACGGAGGCCCCGAGGCCGTTGCTGGCGTCGAGGATCTCGTTCGCCAGCCGCTCGATCATGGTCTTCTCGCGGCGCTGCCGCGAGAAGCTGACAAGCCAGCGCAGCGCGAGCGTGGTCGACCGGTCCGGACGCACCTCGACGGGCACCTGGTAGGTCGCACCACCGACGCGGCGGCTGCGCACCTCCAAGGCGGGCTTGACGTTGTCCAGAGCACGCTTGAGCGTGATCACGGGATCGGTACCTGTCTTTTCCCGGGCATTCTCGAGCGCACCATAAACAATGCGCTCGGCCAGCGATTTCTTCCCCTGCAGCAGGATTTTGTTCACCAGCTGGGTGACCAGCTGCGACCCGTACACGGGATCGTTGACCAACGGGCGCTTGGGCGCCGGCCCCTTGCGCGGCATCAGCTCTTCTCCTTCTTGGCGCCGTAACGGCTGCGGGCCTGCTTGCGGTTCTTCACGCCCTGGGTGTCGAGCGAACCGCGGATGATCTTGTACCGAACACCCGGCAGGTCTTTGACTCGGCCGCCACGCACCAGCACCATCGAATGCTCCTGCAGGTTGTGGCCCTCGCCCGGGATGTACGCCGTTACCTCGACCTGACTCGTCAGCTTGACGCGCGCGACCTTCCGAAGCGCCGAGTTCGGCTTCTTCGGGGTGGTGGTGTACACGCGGGTGCACACACCACGGCGCTGCGGGCTGCCCTTGAGTGCCGCGGTCTTGACCTTGGCTACCTTGTCGCGGCGACCCTTGCGGACCAGCTGCTGAATGGTTGGCATCTAGGAGGCTTTCTTTCTGTACTCGGAGGTTCGTGTTCCTGCTGGTGTCTCAAGTCTTCGTACTGCGGTTATGTCCGGCCACCTCACCCCGCGGCCGGGTGTGTCGCACGCTTCGCGCACCGAACCCATCCGATGCATCGTGGACATGCGAATTTGCCCGGCATCCATTTCCTCACGGTCAGGCGCCGCAAGCCGCCAGGCACGAGGTACTACGATACCCGTCGCCGGTCTCGCAGGTCAAAGCGGCGGCCTGGCGGGGACTAGCCGAGGTCTGGCCCGTCGCGCGCGGTGCGCCTCTCCAGGCCGGCGGCCAGACGCAACACCATATCCGAGAACAGCGCGTCGGTGTCGACGTCACCCATGACGCCGGTCATCTCGAGCAGTACGAAGCCGTGCATCGCCGACCAGAACTCCAGCGCCGCGTGGAAGGCATCGGCGCCATCCAGGCCGTAGGAGGACAGCACGGCGATCACCGGGGCGGCGGCTCCCCGGGTGGCCTCCGTGTACTCGGGGTCGTCGCCGCCCAGCGGCATCCTCGTGAAGGCCGAGTAACGGCCGGGGTGGTGATGGGCATAGCTGCGGTAGGCGCCCGCCATGACCAGCACGGCGTCGTCGCGGGAGCGCCCCTCGCCGACCCGGTTCAGCATCAGGATGATGTCGTCGATGACGCGGATCCGTACGGATCGCCGCAGGTCCTCCAAACTGTCCACGTGGTTGTAGAGCGAGGGCCCCTTGGTGCCGAGCTGCGTCGCCAGCGCGTTGATGGTCAGGGCGTCCCAACCCTCCCGATCCAGAAAGGTCAGCGCGCCGTCGACGATTCCGTCGCGGCTCAGCTTGGCCGGCCGGGACCCGGATCTGCCCGCACGCTGGCGCCCGGCCACCGACGGCGGTCCCGGCTGAGCGGCCATGGCGAGCGCCCTTTCCGTGGGTTGATGCGTGTCCAACTAATGACTCTAGTTCACGAGCCGGTTCACCAGCCGGAGCCGCCGCGCGGCGCCGGCAGGCACACGAACCGGGACAACGTCGGGAAACTCTGCCGCCGGGTGCATGCATGGACGTAATGTCATTGCGGCAGACTCTCCCGTCGTGAAGGGGGCCGCAATGAAGTGGACGACCGTCGCCGGGGCGCTGGCCGGCTGCGTCGTCGCCGGGGCGGCCGCCTCCGTGGCCACGCCGCCGGCCGCGCACGCCAAGAACGGCGACACCCACGTGATCGGCGAAGGCATCGAGCAGACGGTCGACTGCAACGATGCCACCTTGCTGGTCAACGGGACCCGCAACACCGTCACGGCATTGGGCAACTGCTACGCGGTGACGGTCATGGGCTCGTCCAACACGGTCGTCGCGGATTCCGTCAGCCACGACATCACCGTCTACGGCTGGGACGAGACGGTGTTCTATCACGGCGGCGCGCCGTTCGTCTGGGATCGTGGCCGCGAATTGGGCATGACCAACCGGCTGCAGCAGGTACCCGGCTGAGGCTTTCGCACCCGACCGCATCCAACCGAGGGAATCGAGGAACATTGCCCGCCCACACCTTCCAAGCGCCCAGGCTCGTCGCCCTGGCCGCGGCGCCCGCCGTCGCGGCAACCCTGCTTGCCGGATGCAGTTCGACGGCGAACCCGCCCGCGACCTCGACGACGACCAGTAGCGCGGCCTCGACGACCGCCGGAGCGGCGCCGACCAGCTCGGGCGGCGCGAGCACCACCGCGTCGGTCGAGATCGGCAACACGATCAACTACGGCTCGATGAGCACCACCGCCACTTTGGACTGCGCCAGCGGCAAGTCCCTGAACGTTGGCGGCTCGGATAACACGCTCACCGTCACGGGCACCTGCGAGACGCTGACCGTCGGCGGGGCCAACAACAAGATCACCGTGGACAAGGTCAACACGCGCATCAGCGTGGTGGGGCTCAACAACACCATCACCTACAAGGACGGCGATCCCAAGGTCGACAACCTCGGCTCCAGCAACAGCATCAACAAAGGCAGCTGAACCGGCCCGGGGCGCCGATCAGCCGGCGGGCGCGCCGTGGCGGCCGGCGCCCGCAGCGAACCGCCCGGCACCCTCGTTGGCCTCCGCGGCCACGCGCGAGATGCTGGCGAACTCGGCGTCCAGCGCGTCGGCTTCCGTTGCGCCCCACTGGTTTAGCGCCGACAACCGATCGGCGCGCAGGCACTGCTGCGGCAGTGCGGCCAGCTGACCCGCCAGCTCCTCCGCCTCCCGGCGGGCCTGCCCCGTGGGCACCACCCGGTTTGCCAACCCGATCGCCAGCGCTTCGTCGGCCTTGACCGCCCGGCCGGTCAGAATCATGTCCATCGCCCGGCTGTGTCCGATCAACCGCGGCAGCCGTACCGTGCCGCCGTCGATCAACGGCACCCCCCAGCGCCGGCAGAAAACACCGAACACGGCGTCCTCCTCGGCGACCCGCAGGTCGCACCACAGGGCCAGCTCCAGGCCGCCGGCCACGGCATAGCCGCTCACCGCGGCGATCACCGGTTTCGACAAGACCATGCGCGACGGCCCCATCGGGCCGGGCCCAGTCCGGTGCACCGCGTTGGCCTCGGGCGTCCCGAAGGCTTTCAAATCGGCTCCTGCGCAGAAGGTTCCGTTATCGCCCCACAACACGGCGACCGCCGCGGAATCGTCGCGGTCGAAGTCCTCGAAGGCCCGGTGGAGCGCGGTCGCCATCGGCCCGTTGACGGCGTTACGCGCGCCCGGCCGGTCCAGGATCACCGTGGTCACCGGACCCTTGCGCTCCACACGCACCGGCTCGTTCATGTCGCCTCCTGTAGTTGGGTTAGGTCGCGTCGCTGGGCCAGTTCGGTGGCGAAGTCGTGGTAGGCTGCGCGCAGCCGTGCGCCGGGCCAATCGGCCGGCAACAATTCGCCGGGCAGCATCGGGTCGGTGAGCAGGTGGCGCACCGCGCCCGCGGCCGCCACAAAACGGCCGGGAATGTCGGGGGCAGCCGACATTTCGTCAAGCAGCCGCTGCCCGGTGTCCGACCACCCGGACAGGTCCCAGAGCCGGCCGGCCAGCTCGGCGGGTGCGTCGTCGCGGGCGCTCAACAACCGCACCCGCGCTCGCATGTCGGGCTCGAGGTCGAGGTCGAGGTTGTCGGGCCGCAGCCACACCCCTTCGCGCAGCTCGCCGAAACGCTTGTGGTGCATCGTCGTCCGCAGCGCGGCGCGGGCCCGCGCATCAGTGCCCACGCTCGTGACGATCAGCACATGCCAGCATCCACGCCAGTCCCGGGTGCGCGGGCGCATCGCATCGTCCTGGCGACGCTGGCGGGCCAGCAGGCGATCCGACAACCGGTAACCGTCGTCGGAACGGACCAGGTCGCCCGCACCGACCATGCGGGTCAGCGCGACCCGCAGCGCGGTCTCCTTGATACCGAAATCCGCTGTCAGCCGGACTAATTCGCTGGCACTCGCCCAAGCCGGGTGGGCGCCGAGCAGCACGCTGAGCACCACGGACCGCGCCGTCATCTTCCGCATGGCTAGACTTCCGAAGCCCGCCTGCCGTAGTCGCCGAACGGCTCGTCACGCTGGCGTACCGCCTCGCGAAAGCCGTGCTCGACCGAGTCGGCGACGAAGGCGTGCCCCTCGGGCGTATGGCGGGCGATGCCGTCGAAGACCGTGCCGACCATCCTGCTGGTGGCCACCCCCTGTTGCAGCAGGGCGGAATTCAGCGCGAGCTTGATCATGATCAACTGGTTGACCGGCACCGCCGCGATCCGCTGCACCAATCGTTCGGTGCGCTCGTCGAGATCGTGGGGATCGGGCGCCTCGACGGCCAGGCCCCATTCGGCGGCCTGGGCACCCGTGATCGAGTCGCCGGTGAACAGCAGGCGTTTGGCGCGCTGATCGCCGAGCCGGTGCGCCCACAACCCCGCCGCCGGCACGCCCCACACCCGGGTCGGGGGGTAGCCGATCTTGGCGTCGGCCGCGGCGATCACCTGGTCGGCATGCAGGGCGATGTCGGTGCCGCCGGCAACGCAGTAGCCGTGGATCTTGACCACCGTCGGCTTGTCGGCGTGCATCAGGGACGAGAAGCCGCGCACGAAGCGGCTCATCATCTGATAGTCGATCATCGGGTCCCACGGCTGATCCGGCCGATGGTTGACGCCCTGCGTCCTGCCGTCCAGCACGGTGCCCTTGTAGGCGCTGCCGCCGCCGGCCGAGGACGACCCCTCAGCGTAGGCGCCCAAATCGAATCCGGCGCAAAAACCTTCGCCGCGACCGGAAACCAGGATGACGTGGACTGCGGGATCCAGGTCCGCACGCTCCACCAATGCCGACAACTCCAGCGGCGTGTCGGCGACGATCGCGTTGCCCTTCTCCGGCCGGTTGAAGGTAATGCGGGCAACCCGGTCGGTGACCTCGTAGGTCATCGTCTTCAGGTTGTCGAAATCGACCGGCCTGATCGCGTGGGTCACTGTGCGGCTCAGCCCTTTACCAGGACCCGCTCCAGGATGGGCGACAGATCCAGCCCGGTCGGCATGGTGCCGAACGCACCGCCCCAGGCACCGCCCAGCCTGGTCGCCAGGAACGCCTCGGCGACGGCGGGATGACCGTGACGCACCAACAGCGAGCCCTGCAGCGCCAGGCAGATATCCTCGGCGACCTTGCGGGCGCGGTAGGCGATGGCGTCCAGATCGGCGAGCTGTTCGCGCAGCCGCTCGACGTGGCCGCCCAGCCGCGGATCCTGACCCGCGGATTCGGCCACTTCGGTGAAGAACACCTCGACGCATTCGGGCCGCGTTGCCATGGCGCGCAGCGTGTCCAGCGCGCTGACGTTGCCCGACCCTTCCCAGATACCCATCAACGGCGCCTCGCGATACAGCCGCGGCATTCCGGATTCCTCGACATAGCCGTTGCCGCCCAGGCACTCCAGCGCTTCGGCGGCGTGCGGGGTGGACCGCTTGCACACCCAGTACTTGCTGGCCGCCAGGCCGATGCGGCGCAGCAGCGCTTCGGTCGCGTCGCCCCGCACCGCCCGGTCGGTGGCGCCGGCCATTCGCATCGCGACGATCGTGGCGGCCTCGGCCTCCACGGCCAGGTCGGCCAGCACGTTGCGCATCAGCGGCTGGTCGATCAGGTAGGCACCGAATGCTTTTCGATGCGCGGCGTGGTGGATGGCGCGGGTCAGGCCCGTGCGCATGCTGGTGGCACTGCCCAGCGTGCAGTCCAGCCGGGTGAGGTTGACCATCTCGATGATGGTCGGGACGCCACGGCCCTCCTCGCCCACCAGCCACGCGATGGCTCCGTCGTATTCCACCTCGCTCGACGCGTTGGCGTGGTTACCCAGCTTGTCCTTCAAGCGCTGCAAGAACATTCGGTTGCGGCTGCCATCGGGCAGCACCCGCGGCAGCATGAAG
Proteins encoded in this region:
- the tuf gene encoding elongation factor Tu, giving the protein MAKAKFERTKPHVNIGTIGHVDHGKTTLTAAITKVLHDKYPTLNESRAFDQIDNAPEERQRGITINISHVEYQTEKRHYAHVDAPGHADYIKNMITGAAQMDGAILVVAATDGPMPQTREHVLLARQVGVPYILVALNKADAVDDEELLELVEMEVRELLAAQEFDEDAPVVRVSALKALEGDAKWVESVEQLMDAVDESIPDPVRETDKPFLMPVEDVFTITGRGTVVTGRVERGVVNVNEEVEIVGIRPTTTKTTVTGVEMFRKLLDQGQAGDNVGLLLRGIKREDVERGQVVTKPGTTTPHTEFEGQVYILSKDEGGRHTPFFNNYRPQFYFRTTDVTGVVTLPEGTEMVMPGDNTNISVKLIQPVAMDDGLRFAIREGGRTVGAGRVVKIIK
- the fusA gene encoding elongation factor G, translated to MAQKDVLTDLTRVRNIGIMAHIDAGKTTTTERILYYTGISYKIGEVHDGAATMDWMEQEQERGITITSAATTCFWKDNQINIIDTPGHVDFTVEVERSLRVLDGAVAVFDGKEGVEPQSEQVWRQADKYDVPRICFVNKMDKIGADFYFSVRTMEERLGANVIPIQLPVGSEGDFSGVVDLVEMKAKVWSAEAKLGEKYDVVDIPAELQEKADEYRTKLLEAVAETDEALLEKYLGGEELTVDEIKGAIRKLTISSEAYPVLCGSAFKNKGVQPMLDAVIDYLPSPLDVPPAVGHAPGKEDVEVIRKPSTDEPFSALAFKVATHPFFGKLTYVRVYSGKVDSGSQVINSTKGKKERLGKLFQMHSNKENPVETASAGHIYAVIGLKDTTTGDTLSDPNDQVVLESMTFPDPVIEVAIEPKTKSDQEKLSLSIQKLAEEDPTFKVHLDQETGQTVIGGMGELHLDILVDRMRREFKVEANVGKPQVAYKETIRRAAQNVEFTHKKQTGGSGQFAKVIINLEPFTGEDGATYEFENKVTGGRIPREYIPSVDAGAQDAMQYGVLAGYPLVNLKVTLLDGAFHEVDSSEMAFKIAGSQVLKKAAQQAQPVILEPIMAVEVTTPEDYMGDVIGDLNSRRGQIQAMEERAGARVVKAHVPLSEMFGYVGDLRSKTQGRANYSMVFDSYAEVPANVSKEIIAKATGQ
- the rpsG gene encoding 30S ribosomal protein S7, which produces MPRKGPAPKRPLVNDPVYGSQLVTQLVNKILLQGKKSLAERIVYGALENAREKTGTDPVITLKRALDNVKPALEVRSRRVGGATYQVPVEVRPDRSTTLALRWLVSFSRQRREKTMIERLANEILDASNGLGASVKRREDTHKMAEANRAFAHYRW
- the rpsL gene encoding 30S ribosomal protein S12 is translated as MPTIQQLVRKGRRDKVAKVKTAALKGSPQRRGVCTRVYTTTPKKPNSALRKVARVKLTSQVEVTAYIPGEGHNLQEHSMVLVRGGRVKDLPGVRYKIIRGSLDTQGVKNRKQARSRYGAKKEKS
- a CDS encoding TetR/AcrR family transcriptional regulator; the encoded protein is MAAQPGPPSVAGRQRAGRSGSRPAKLSRDGIVDGALTFLDREGWDALTINALATQLGTKGPSLYNHVDSLEDLRRSVRIRVIDDIILMLNRVGEGRSRDDAVLVMAGAYRSYAHHHPGRYSAFTRMPLGGDDPEYTEATRGAAAPVIAVLSSYGLDGADAFHAALEFWSAMHGFVLLEMTGVMGDVDTDALFSDMVLRLAAGLERRTARDGPDLG
- a CDS encoding DUF3060 domain-containing protein; this translates as MKWTTVAGALAGCVVAGAAASVATPPAAHAKNGDTHVIGEGIEQTVDCNDATLLVNGTRNTVTALGNCYAVTVMGSSNTVVADSVSHDITVYGWDETVFYHGGAPFVWDRGRELGMTNRLQQVPG
- a CDS encoding DUF3060 domain-containing protein, whose translation is MPAHTFQAPRLVALAAAPAVAATLLAGCSSTANPPATSTTTSSAASTTAGAAPTSSGGASTTASVEIGNTINYGSMSTTATLDCASGKSLNVGGSDNTLTVTGTCETLTVGGANNKITVDKVNTRISVVGLNNTITYKDGDPKVDNLGSSNSINKGS
- a CDS encoding crotonase/enoyl-CoA hydratase family protein, with protein sequence MNEPVRVERKGPVTTVILDRPGARNAVNGPMATALHRAFEDFDRDDSAAVAVLWGDNGTFCAGADLKAFGTPEANAVHRTGPGPMGPSRMVLSKPVIAAVSGYAVAGGLELALWCDLRVAEEDAVFGVFCRRWGVPLIDGGTVRLPRLIGHSRAMDMILTGRAVKADEALAIGLANRVVPTGQARREAEELAGQLAALPQQCLRADRLSALNQWGATEADALDAEFASISRVAAEANEGAGRFAAGAGRHGAPAG
- a CDS encoding PaaX family transcriptional regulator C-terminal domain-containing protein — its product is MRKMTARSVVLSVLLGAHPAWASASELVRLTADFGIKETALRVALTRMVGAGDLVRSDDGYRLSDRLLARQRRQDDAMRPRTRDWRGCWHVLIVTSVGTDARARAALRTTMHHKRFGELREGVWLRPDNLDLDLEPDMRARVRLLSARDDAPAELAGRLWDLSGWSDTGQRLLDEMSAAPDIPGRFVAAAGAVRHLLTDPMLPGELLPADWPGARLRAAYHDFATELAQRRDLTQLQEAT
- a CDS encoding crotonase/enoyl-CoA hydratase family protein, whose product is MTHAIRPVDFDNLKTMTYEVTDRVARITFNRPEKGNAIVADTPLELSALVERADLDPAVHVILVSGRGEGFCAGFDLGAYAEGSSSAGGGSAYKGTVLDGRTQGVNHRPDQPWDPMIDYQMMSRFVRGFSSLMHADKPTVVKIHGYCVAGGTDIALHADQVIAAADAKIGYPPTRVWGVPAAGLWAHRLGDQRAKRLLFTGDSITGAQAAEWGLAVEAPDPHDLDERTERLVQRIAAVPVNQLIMIKLALNSALLQQGVATSRMVGTVFDGIARHTPEGHAFVADSVEHGFREAVRQRDEPFGDYGRRASEV
- a CDS encoding acyl-CoA dehydrogenase family protein — translated: MPDTHVVTNQVPPLENYNPATSPMLVEALIREGGQWGLEEVNEVGALSASREAQRWGELADRNQPILHTHDRTGHRVDEVEFDPAYHELMRAAIAHGMHAAPWADERPGAHVVRAAKTSAWTVEPGHVCPISMTYAVVPALRYNPELAAVYEPLLTSREYDPELKPATTKAGITAGMSMTEKQGGSDVRAGTTQATPNADGTYSLTGHKWFTSAPMCDIFLVLAQAPGGLSCFMLPRVLPDGSRNRMFLQRLKDKLGNHANASSEVEYDGAIAWLVGEEGRGVPTIIEMVNLTRLDCTLGSATSMRTGLTRAIHHAAHRKAFGAYLIDQPLMRNVLADLAVEAEAATIVAMRMAGATDRAVRGDATEALLRRIGLAASKYWVCKRSTPHAAEALECLGGNGYVEESGMPRLYREAPLMGIWEGSGNVSALDTLRAMATRPECVEVFFTEVAESAGQDPRLGGHVERLREQLADLDAIAYRARKVAEDICLALQGSLLVRHGHPAVAEAFLATRLGGAWGGAFGTMPTGLDLSPILERVLVKG